The proteins below are encoded in one region of Marinobacter sp. F4206:
- a CDS encoding D-(-)-3-hydroxybutyrate oligomer hydrolase encodes MKRIILGAALGVSVFASSAWAIDNPAFNALPGFIQGDIAHIAYDGITDDLLTAGLGASGLAGAAPVFNEPLAPTPAELRRLAIYNNYRALVDTVPGGGYGSFFGPGVGAAGEGLIAGEEYLAFMTVPGSDVLVTVMAQVPDRFDPANACIVTAPSSGSRGIYGAIGTAGEWGLKKGCAVVYTDKGTGTGSHNLETDSAQRRDGTLTNGEEVVQFRADLSDTARGDFSALWPDRFAFKHAHSKVNPEADWGQHVLQSIEFGFYVLNEKFGRQLPNDETLITLKPNNTLVIASSVSNGGGSSVRAAEQDHQGLIDGVAVSEPNVNPRVDTGFTIRQGDGPVITEHSRSLLDYTTALAVYQGCANLAPAIRDTAPLNAVFNSPVVGENICNSLANKGLVTGATLDERATDALRILNEDFGIQPEQNLLAPVHFGLAVAQSISMTYANAYGRAGVEDRVCDLSLAATDAAGAVTPLAPTTEAALFSASNGIPPTAGVNLVYDGALGQPTNLAASASPSSSQLDYGLDALLCLRSLAQGSDAVTGGALSGNAAAQADAIATGISEVRASGDLRGKPTVFVTGRADAILPINHTSRPYYGLNQRVEGKASNLRYYEILNAHHLDVLNGFPGLADRYVPLHHYYFQALDLVWATLKNRQPLPPSQVVRTVPRGAITSPLTEANLPAISPDPAASDRIRFVDNQLRIPE; translated from the coding sequence ATGAAACGAATCATACTGGGCGCCGCTCTCGGTGTCTCCGTGTTCGCCTCGAGTGCCTGGGCGATAGATAATCCTGCCTTCAACGCGCTGCCCGGGTTCATCCAGGGCGACATCGCACACATTGCATACGATGGCATCACCGACGATCTGCTGACGGCAGGCCTCGGCGCCTCCGGCCTGGCCGGTGCCGCCCCGGTGTTCAACGAACCGCTTGCGCCCACGCCCGCTGAACTCCGACGCCTGGCGATCTACAACAATTACCGGGCGCTGGTCGATACTGTGCCCGGCGGTGGCTACGGCTCCTTTTTCGGGCCCGGTGTGGGCGCTGCCGGCGAGGGCCTGATCGCCGGTGAGGAATACCTGGCGTTCATGACGGTGCCGGGCAGCGACGTTCTGGTGACCGTGATGGCCCAGGTGCCGGACCGCTTCGATCCTGCCAACGCCTGCATCGTGACCGCGCCCTCGTCCGGCTCCCGGGGTATCTACGGGGCCATTGGCACGGCCGGTGAGTGGGGCCTGAAAAAAGGCTGCGCCGTGGTGTATACCGACAAGGGAACCGGCACGGGCTCCCATAACCTGGAAACCGACTCGGCCCAGAGGCGGGATGGCACACTGACCAATGGGGAGGAGGTCGTGCAGTTCCGGGCGGATCTGTCCGATACCGCCCGCGGTGATTTCAGTGCGCTCTGGCCGGACCGCTTTGCTTTCAAGCACGCTCATTCCAAAGTGAACCCGGAAGCCGATTGGGGCCAGCACGTGTTGCAGTCCATCGAATTCGGCTTTTACGTGCTGAACGAGAAGTTCGGGCGTCAGCTGCCGAACGACGAGACGCTGATCACGCTCAAACCCAACAACACGCTGGTGATTGCGTCCAGCGTTTCCAACGGGGGTGGTTCCTCGGTCCGGGCTGCGGAACAGGATCACCAGGGCCTGATTGACGGGGTGGCAGTGTCTGAGCCAAACGTGAATCCCCGGGTGGATACCGGCTTTACGATTCGCCAGGGCGACGGGCCGGTGATCACCGAGCACAGTCGGAGCCTGCTGGATTACACCACCGCCCTGGCGGTGTACCAGGGCTGTGCCAACCTGGCACCGGCAATACGGGATACCGCGCCTCTGAATGCAGTGTTCAATTCACCGGTTGTCGGCGAGAACATCTGTAACTCTCTGGCGAACAAGGGCCTGGTAACCGGGGCCACCCTGGACGAGCGCGCGACCGATGCGCTGCGCATTCTCAACGAGGATTTCGGTATCCAGCCGGAGCAGAATCTGTTGGCGCCGGTGCACTTCGGCCTGGCCGTCGCGCAGAGCATTTCCATGACGTACGCCAACGCCTACGGTCGTGCCGGCGTCGAGGATCGGGTTTGTGACCTCAGCCTGGCGGCAACCGATGCCGCTGGCGCCGTCACGCCCCTGGCGCCGACAACCGAAGCAGCACTGTTCTCGGCCAGCAACGGGATTCCGCCAACGGCGGGCGTCAACCTGGTTTACGACGGCGCTCTTGGCCAGCCCACCAACCTGGCGGCCAGCGCCTCGCCGAGTTCCAGCCAGCTGGATTACGGTCTGGATGCGCTGCTTTGCCTGAGAAGCCTGGCCCAGGGCAGTGATGCGGTGACCGGCGGCGCCCTCAGCGGCAATGCCGCAGCCCAGGCGGACGCCATTGCCACGGGTATTTCTGAGGTGCGGGCGTCGGGTGACCTGCGGGGCAAACCGACGGTGTTTGTGACCGGTCGCGCGGACGCGATCCTGCCCATCAACCACACGTCTCGGCCCTATTACGGGTTGAACCAGCGGGTTGAGGGCAAGGCCAGCAACCTGCGCTACTACGAAATCCTCAACGCCCACCATCTGGATGTGTTGAACGGTTTCCCCGGATTGGCGGATCGCTATGTTCCGCTGCATCACTACTACTTCCAGGCCCTGGATCTGGTGTGGGCGACGCTGAAAAACCGGCAGCCCCTGCCGCCGAGTCAGGTGGTCCGGACAGTGCCCCGGGGAGCCATCACCTCGCCGCTGACGGAGGCCAACCTGCCTGCGATCAGCCCTGATCCCGCAGCGTCGGACCGCATCCGGTTCGTCGACAACCAGCTGCGTATCCCGGAGTAA